One genomic region from Zalophus californianus isolate mZalCal1 chromosome 12, mZalCal1.pri.v2, whole genome shotgun sequence encodes:
- the TAC1 gene encoding protachykinin-1 isoform X4, which translates to MKILVALAVFFLVSTQLFAEEFGANDDLNYWSDWSDSDQIKEELPEPFEHLLQRIARRPKPQQFFGLMGKRDAGHGQISHKMAYERSAMQNYERRRK; encoded by the exons ATGAAAATCCTCGTGGCCTTGGCCGTCTTTTTTCTCGTCTCCACTCAACTGTTTGCAGAAGAATTCGGAGCCAACGATGATCTGAATTATTGGTCCGACTGGTCCGACAGCGACCAGATCAAG GAGGAGCTGCCCGAGCCCTTTGAGCATCTTCTGCAGAGAATCGCCCGGAGACCCAAACCTCAGCAGTTCTTCGGCTTAATGGGCAAACGGGATGCTG gaCATGGCCAGATCTCTCATAAAA TGGCTTATGAAAGGAGCGCAATGCAGAATTATGAACGAAGACGCAAATAA
- the TAC1 gene encoding protachykinin-1 isoform X3, whose protein sequence is MKILVALAVFFLVSTQLFAEEFGANDDLNYWSDWSDSDQIKEELPEPFEHLLQRIARRPKPQQFFGLMGKRDADSSIEKQVALLKALYGHGQISHKMAYERSAMQNYERRRK, encoded by the exons ATGAAAATCCTCGTGGCCTTGGCCGTCTTTTTTCTCGTCTCCACTCAACTGTTTGCAGAAGAATTCGGAGCCAACGATGATCTGAATTATTGGTCCGACTGGTCCGACAGCGACCAGATCAAG GAGGAGCTGCCCGAGCCCTTTGAGCATCTTCTGCAGAGAATCGCCCGGAGACCCAAACCTCAGCAGTTCTTCGGCTTAATGGGCAAACGGGATGCTG ATTCCTCAATTGAAAAACAAGTGGCCCTGTTAAAGGCTCTTTATG gaCATGGCCAGATCTCTCATAAAA TGGCTTATGAAAGGAGCGCAATGCAGAATTATGAACGAAGACGCAAATAA
- the TAC1 gene encoding protachykinin-1 isoform X2, translated as MKILVALAVFFLVSTQLFAEEFGANDDLNYWSDWSDSDQIKEELPEPFEHLLQRIARRPKPQQFFGLMGKRDAGHGQISHKRHKTDSFVGLMGKRALNSVAYERSAMQNYERRRK; from the exons ATGAAAATCCTCGTGGCCTTGGCCGTCTTTTTTCTCGTCTCCACTCAACTGTTTGCAGAAGAATTCGGAGCCAACGATGATCTGAATTATTGGTCCGACTGGTCCGACAGCGACCAGATCAAG GAGGAGCTGCCCGAGCCCTTTGAGCATCTTCTGCAGAGAATCGCCCGGAGACCCAAACCTCAGCAGTTCTTCGGCTTAATGGGCAAACGGGATGCTG gaCATGGCCAGATCTCTCATAAAA GGCATAAAACAGATTCCTTTGTTGGACTAATGGGCAAAAGAGCTTTAAATTCTG TGGCTTATGAAAGGAGCGCAATGCAGAATTATGAACGAAGACGCAAATAA
- the TAC1 gene encoding protachykinin-1 isoform X1, whose protein sequence is MKILVALAVFFLVSTQLFAEEFGANDDLNYWSDWSDSDQIKEELPEPFEHLLQRIARRPKPQQFFGLMGKRDADSSIEKQVALLKALYGHGQISHKRHKTDSFVGLMGKRALNSVAYERSAMQNYERRRK, encoded by the exons ATGAAAATCCTCGTGGCCTTGGCCGTCTTTTTTCTCGTCTCCACTCAACTGTTTGCAGAAGAATTCGGAGCCAACGATGATCTGAATTATTGGTCCGACTGGTCCGACAGCGACCAGATCAAG GAGGAGCTGCCCGAGCCCTTTGAGCATCTTCTGCAGAGAATCGCCCGGAGACCCAAACCTCAGCAGTTCTTCGGCTTAATGGGCAAACGGGATGCTG ATTCCTCAATTGAAAAACAAGTGGCCCTGTTAAAGGCTCTTTATG gaCATGGCCAGATCTCTCATAAAA GGCATAAAACAGATTCCTTTGTTGGACTAATGGGCAAAAGAGCTTTAAATTCTG TGGCTTATGAAAGGAGCGCAATGCAGAATTATGAACGAAGACGCAAATAA